The Citrifermentans bemidjiense Bem genome window below encodes:
- a CDS encoding metal ABC transporter ATP-binding protein, with product MREKALSVQNLCAGYHGSEALQDVCFSVNRGDYLGICGPNGSGKSTLVKVILGLLAPTSGEVNLLGTPKSSFQRWDRIGYLPQGLQFFNPHFPATVDEVIRLGRLSAKKFPRRFSREDAAAVDRTMEWMGISNIRGSMIGELSGGLRQRVLLARALVNDPELLVLDEPTTALDPETRESFYKLTFEMNRERKSTVLLVTHDTATIGKYASHLLYLDKKVIFYGDFEDFCNSSEMTGFFGEHGQHLVCHRH from the coding sequence ATGAGAGAGAAAGCACTGAGCGTACAGAATCTTTGTGCCGGCTATCACGGCAGCGAGGCGCTCCAGGACGTCTGCTTCAGCGTCAACCGCGGCGATTACTTAGGCATCTGCGGGCCGAACGGCTCGGGGAAGAGCACGCTGGTCAAGGTGATCCTGGGGCTGCTTGCCCCGACCTCCGGGGAGGTCAACCTCCTCGGGACGCCGAAGTCGAGCTTCCAGCGCTGGGACCGCATCGGCTACCTGCCGCAGGGGCTGCAGTTTTTCAACCCGCATTTCCCGGCGACCGTGGATGAGGTGATCCGGTTGGGGAGGCTTTCGGCCAAGAAGTTCCCCCGGCGCTTCAGCCGCGAGGATGCGGCGGCGGTGGACCGGACCATGGAGTGGATGGGGATTTCGAACATCCGGGGCAGCATGATCGGCGAGCTGTCGGGTGGGCTCAGGCAGCGCGTGCTTCTGGCGCGGGCGCTGGTGAACGACCCGGAACTCCTGGTCCTGGACGAGCCGACCACCGCCCTCGACCCGGAAACGCGCGAGAGCTTCTACAAGCTCACTTTCGAGATGAACCGGGAGCGTAAGTCGACCGTGCTGCTGGTGACCCACGACACGGCCACCATAGGAAAGTACGCCTCCCATCTGCTCTATCTGGACAAGAAGGTGATCTTCTACGGCGATTTCGAGGATTTCTGCAACTCAAGCGAGATGACAGGGTTCTTCGGGGAGCACGGCCAGCACCTGGTCTGCCACAGGCACTAG
- a CDS encoding metal ABC transporter substrate-binding protein, translating to MKRFLMLMLLMVLIASGCSRPEGKSDKVQVVTTLFPLYDFAKRIGGEKAQVTLLLPPGIEPHSFEPRPEDVVRVNHADLFIYTNPVMEPWASSIVNAIDRGKVGIVEGSKGIALLPPEPDPYDPQHEAHAKADPHVWLDFGNAQVIARNIQDAFIGRDPANKAYYQQNAAKLIADLVALDQRFRQTLAQCPKKVLLHGGHYAFGYLARRYGLQYISASAVNADAEPTPAKLAELVQIMRREKLQYVYTEELLSPRIAETIAKETGAKVLMLRAGHNVTRDDLARGVSFISLMEDNLRNLKTGLQ from the coding sequence GTGAAACGATTTCTGATGCTGATGCTCCTTATGGTGTTGATCGCTTCCGGCTGCAGCAGGCCGGAGGGGAAAAGCGACAAGGTCCAGGTCGTGACCACGCTGTTTCCGCTCTACGACTTCGCCAAAAGGATCGGCGGCGAAAAGGCGCAGGTCACTTTACTGCTCCCCCCCGGCATCGAGCCGCACAGCTTCGAGCCCCGCCCGGAGGACGTGGTGCGGGTGAACCACGCCGACCTGTTCATTTACACCAACCCGGTGATGGAGCCGTGGGCGTCATCGATCGTCAACGCGATTGACCGGGGCAAGGTGGGGATCGTGGAGGGGAGCAAGGGGATCGCCCTGCTGCCCCCCGAACCGGATCCGTACGACCCGCAACACGAGGCGCACGCGAAAGCCGATCCCCATGTCTGGCTCGATTTCGGCAATGCCCAGGTCATCGCCCGCAACATCCAGGACGCGTTCATCGGCCGGGATCCGGCCAACAAGGCCTACTACCAGCAAAATGCCGCCAAGCTGATCGCGGACCTGGTCGCGCTCGACCAGCGCTTCCGGCAGACCCTGGCGCAGTGCCCCAAGAAGGTCCTGCTGCACGGCGGCCACTACGCTTTCGGCTACCTGGCGCGGCGGTACGGGCTCCAATACATCTCCGCCTCGGCGGTTAACGCCGACGCCGAGCCGACGCCGGCCAAGCTGGCGGAACTGGTGCAGATCATGCGCCGCGAAAAGCTGCAGTACGTCTACACGGAGGAGCTGTTGAGCCCGCGGATCGCCGAAACCATCGCCAAGGAGACCGGCGCCAAGGTGCTCATGCTGCGGGCGGGGCATAACGTGACCAGGGACGACCTGGCGCGCGGCGTCAGCTTCATCTCCCTTATGGAAGACAACCTGCGGAACTTGAAGACGGGGCTGCAATGA
- a CDS encoding Fur family transcriptional regulator yields MEQRHALALKQFNMKATPKRLAILGMLEAEKGYASPEELWKRLRDRFDRLGLPTVYRILEELAASGILTKVIHPNRQLYYYFCSNREHHHHFVCLSCRKVEDIPSCGIEALEREVSLRNGGKVLSHILQLNGLCSGCADKGVTA; encoded by the coding sequence ATGGAGCAGCGTCACGCACTGGCACTGAAGCAGTTCAACATGAAGGCCACACCGAAGCGGCTGGCAATACTGGGTATGCTGGAGGCGGAGAAGGGATACGCCAGCCCCGAGGAGCTTTGGAAACGCCTGCGCGACCGCTTCGACCGCCTGGGGCTTCCCACCGTGTACCGGATCCTGGAGGAGCTGGCGGCCAGCGGGATACTTACCAAGGTGATTCATCCCAACCGGCAACTTTATTACTACTTTTGCAGCAATCGCGAGCATCACCACCACTTCGTCTGCCTCTCCTGCCGCAAGGTCGAGGACATCCCTTCCTGCGGGATCGAGGCGCTGGAGCGCGAGGTGAGCCTGCGTAACGGAGGAAAAGTGCTCTCACACATTCTGCAGTTAAACGGCCTTTGCAGCGGCTGCGCCGACAAGGGGGTTACCGCGTGA
- a CDS encoding PilZ-like domain-containing protein, with protein sequence MQNETCNYRDYFHAGQKARVEVSLPEDRVFNDGAIVTSVDDTEIRLRLFRERLPADVHLHQAPLVVRVGVSGNSYRCKGVVLGNLTEEELRVEFVDRVTPEDQREYFRLATEIPVILFNVTAGTAEESGSGGLRVASQDSLPRIVNISGGGLKTETEMAMTCDDIVYATFHLPLSEPKVVPVVAQVMHSETIKHGDGVIYSAGLRFMHINERDRDAIVRFVCNEEIKRIRVCRKDFYSLAGS encoded by the coding sequence ATGCAAAACGAAACCTGCAACTATAGGGATTATTTCCATGCAGGGCAAAAAGCCAGGGTAGAGGTGTCACTCCCCGAGGACCGCGTCTTCAACGACGGCGCCATAGTAACGTCCGTTGACGACACCGAAATACGGCTGCGGCTTTTCCGGGAAAGGTTGCCCGCCGATGTGCATCTGCATCAGGCGCCGCTTGTAGTCAGGGTTGGGGTGAGCGGCAACAGCTACCGCTGCAAAGGCGTGGTGCTGGGCAACCTTACCGAAGAGGAACTGCGGGTCGAATTCGTCGACCGCGTGACCCCCGAAGACCAGAGGGAATACTTCCGATTGGCTACCGAGATCCCGGTGATCCTCTTCAACGTCACCGCCGGCACCGCCGAAGAAAGCGGCTCCGGGGGACTGAGGGTCGCCTCGCAGGACAGCCTGCCGCGCATAGTCAATATCAGCGGCGGCGGCTTGAAGACGGAGACCGAGATGGCCATGACGTGCGACGATATCGTCTACGCGACCTTCCACCTCCCCCTCTCCGAGCCCAAGGTAGTACCTGTCGTGGCGCAGGTCATGCACAGCGAGACAATCAAGCACGGCGACGGCGTCATCTACAGCGCCGGGCTCCGCTTCATGCACATCAACGAGAGGGACCGCGACGCCATAGTGCGCTTCGTCTGTAACGAGGAGATCAAGAGGATCCGGGTCTGCCGGAAGGATTTCTACTCCCTGGCCGGCAGTTAA
- the cobD gene encoding threonine-phosphate decarboxylase CobD: MVRPHNPSISGKGPKTHEHGGNVFAVARMLGVTPEQILDFSASINPLGMAPGVREALTGCLDRLVHYPDKGAAELRERIAQYHGVSTAEIAVASGSTELIHLLPRVVGGKKGLIVAPAFAEYAEALQSSGWEIDYLTLSSADNFALPLPLLWEKLGEGVDMVFICNPGNPTGTLLPRREIEAVVELCREHGTFLVLDEAFMDFCEEESAKYLVRQSPRAVLLRSMTKFFAIPGLRLGYAIAAPQTVEAIAALQDPWSVNTAAQVAGVASLGDADYCLRTREYVDAERGRLAEGLAAIPGLRVFSSRANYLLVEICDGRSASEIRERLMPEGVLVRDCGNFEGLDGRFFRVAVRLREENERLLELLSKACSANVAPTPTP; this comes from the coding sequence TTGGTCAGACCACACAACCCTTCGATATCCGGCAAGGGTCCGAAAACCCACGAACATGGCGGCAACGTCTTTGCTGTGGCCAGGATGCTCGGCGTAACGCCGGAGCAGATCCTCGACTTCTCGGCGAGCATCAATCCGCTGGGGATGGCGCCGGGGGTGCGCGAAGCACTCACTGGCTGCCTGGACCGCCTGGTCCATTACCCGGACAAGGGAGCCGCGGAATTGAGGGAACGGATCGCTCAGTACCATGGAGTGAGCACGGCTGAGATCGCTGTTGCCAGCGGTTCGACCGAGCTGATACATCTCCTCCCCCGGGTGGTGGGAGGGAAAAAGGGACTCATCGTGGCACCGGCTTTCGCGGAGTACGCCGAGGCGCTTCAATCTTCCGGCTGGGAGATCGACTACCTCACCCTGTCCAGTGCCGACAACTTCGCGCTGCCGCTCCCCCTGCTTTGGGAAAAGCTTGGAGAAGGGGTCGACATGGTCTTTATCTGCAACCCCGGCAACCCTACGGGCACGCTTTTGCCGCGACGCGAGATTGAGGCGGTGGTGGAACTCTGCCGCGAGCACGGGACATTCCTGGTGCTGGACGAGGCGTTCATGGATTTCTGCGAGGAGGAGTCGGCAAAGTACCTGGTGCGCCAATCTCCGCGGGCGGTCCTGCTGCGGTCGATGACCAAGTTCTTCGCCATTCCGGGGTTGCGGCTGGGGTACGCCATTGCCGCGCCGCAGACGGTAGAGGCCATCGCTGCGCTGCAGGATCCCTGGAGCGTGAACACCGCCGCCCAGGTCGCAGGCGTGGCGTCTTTGGGCGATGCGGATTATTGCCTTCGCACCAGGGAATACGTGGACGCCGAACGCGGGCGCCTGGCAGAGGGACTTGCCGCCATACCCGGCCTGAGGGTTTTCTCCTCCCGCGCCAACTATTTGCTGGTCGAGATCTGCGACGGACGGAGTGCAAGCGAGATCCGCGAAAGGCTGATGCCGGAAGGGGTGCTGGTGCGGGACTGCGGGAACTTCGAGGGGCTGGACGGGCGGTTTTTCCGGGTGGCGGTGCGGCTGAGAGAGGAAAATGAGCGCCTGTTGGAGCTCCTTAGCAAGGCCTGCAGCGCAAACGTGGCACCTACCCCCACCCCCTAA
- the cbiB gene encoding adenosylcobinamide-phosphate synthase CbiB, with translation MPEDAVTVLAAVALDLVLGDPRRLPHPVVAIGKMISSLEGGLRRVFGNLRAAGVVLLLVTVGVSYGAAALLLYGAALISPAAAFVAGVYLAWVSLAARSLHVESAKVAQALKRGDLPGARLALSYIVGRETAGLDEPEIVRGAVETVAENTGDGVIAPLFYLMLGGPPLAIAYKAVNTLDSMVGYKNERYLEFGWASARFDDLANYIPARLTGLLMVLAAPFCALSGSGAWRIMRRDGRNHSSPNSGYPEAAAAGALGVRLGGANRYFGRVVEKPTIGDPAVPLTLAAYSGVVRLMYGSELLLVLLCLVAMAFR, from the coding sequence TTGCCTGAAGATGCGGTGACCGTCCTGGCGGCGGTGGCGCTCGATCTGGTGCTGGGCGACCCGCGCCGGCTGCCGCATCCGGTGGTTGCCATCGGGAAGATGATTTCCTCCCTGGAGGGGGGGCTGCGCCGGGTCTTCGGCAACCTCCGCGCGGCGGGGGTAGTTCTACTCCTGGTCACTGTCGGCGTGAGCTACGGCGCTGCGGCGCTCCTTTTGTACGGTGCCGCGCTCATTTCGCCCGCTGCGGCTTTCGTCGCCGGGGTGTACCTCGCCTGGGTCTCGCTCGCCGCGCGCTCGCTGCACGTGGAGTCGGCCAAGGTGGCGCAGGCGCTGAAGCGGGGCGACCTGCCGGGGGCGCGGTTGGCGCTTTCCTACATCGTGGGGCGGGAGACTGCCGGGCTGGACGAGCCGGAGATCGTCCGCGGGGCGGTGGAGACGGTGGCCGAGAATACCGGGGACGGCGTGATCGCGCCGCTTTTCTACCTGATGCTAGGCGGCCCTCCTCTCGCCATCGCTTACAAGGCGGTTAACACGCTCGACTCCATGGTGGGGTACAAGAACGAGCGCTATCTCGAGTTCGGCTGGGCCTCGGCCCGCTTCGACGACCTCGCCAACTACATCCCGGCCCGGCTCACGGGGCTCCTCATGGTTCTCGCTGCCCCTTTCTGCGCCTTAAGCGGCAGCGGCGCCTGGCGCATCATGCGCCGCGACGGTCGCAACCACTCTTCCCCCAACAGCGGCTACCCGGAGGCCGCGGCAGCAGGCGCGCTCGGGGTGAGGCTCGGGGGCGCCAACCGCTACTTCGGCAGGGTCGTTGAGAAGCCGACCATCGGGGACCCTGCGGTGCCGCTTACACTCGCGGCCTACAGCGGCGTGGTGCGGCTTATGTATGGCAGCGAACTCCTTTTGGTCTTGTTGTGTTTAGTTGCGATGGCCTTCCGTTAA
- a CDS encoding cobyric acid synthase, whose protein sequence is MSKLFVVGIGPGGLNHMTFEAREAVEKADVVVGYKTYLDFIEPLLSDKEVVSSGMMREVERCSEALAIAATGKTVALVSSGDAGIYGMAGLALELADAPGDGAPSPYPGVEIVIVPGVSAVQAAASVLGAPLMHDFAVISLSDLLTPLDTIRQRLHAAAAADFVVALYNPRSKGRVTQIEEAQAILIAARGPKVPVGIVRNACREGEERIVTTLGEMLTHPIDMFSIVIIGNASTRLSDDGRIVTPRGYATRGEERKGGRKQQASAAAPAPNAQALMFCGTGSDVGKSVITAGFCRILKRRGVSVAPFKSQNMALNSAVTPEGGEIGRAQGVQAEACGIEPHTDMNPILLKPNSDTGSQVIVQGRVVRNMGVKEYNAYKPEAFLKVKESFQRLKERFDFIVMEGAGSIAEINLRAHDIANLKVAAMAGAPAILVADIDRGGVFAQIVGTLELLTPEEKALVKGVIINKFRGDASLLTPGIEYVEQRTGVPVLGVLPWFKGISLPEEDSVALQRRAKPAAKEGAKLLVGVVRLSRIANYTDFSALEAEPDVELHYIDSPRQIDSLDLLILPGTKSTLADLGLLKENGMFTAVAQFKGPVVGICGGYQMLGNMVLDPERVESAHDSEAGLGLLDVVTTMLKEKQTHLVEATLLEAGQGLVSGAAAALTGYEIHLGESVLGSGALPFARIARRSGGATSTEDGAVSQDGRVFGTYLHGIFDNHGFRTAFLNRIRRAKGMPELAEAAQVADPFDQLADHMEEHLDLERIFGICNVNELFA, encoded by the coding sequence ATGTCGAAGCTTTTTGTAGTGGGAATCGGCCCTGGCGGCCTGAATCATATGACCTTCGAGGCGCGCGAGGCGGTCGAGAAGGCTGATGTCGTCGTGGGCTACAAGACGTACTTGGATTTCATCGAGCCGCTCCTCTCCGACAAGGAGGTTGTTTCCTCGGGGATGATGCGGGAGGTGGAACGCTGCTCGGAGGCGCTCGCCATCGCCGCGACCGGGAAGACGGTGGCGCTGGTTTCCAGCGGCGACGCGGGGATCTACGGCATGGCGGGCCTTGCCCTGGAGCTGGCGGACGCACCCGGCGACGGCGCGCCTTCCCCATACCCAGGAGTGGAGATTGTGATCGTCCCCGGTGTTTCCGCGGTGCAGGCTGCGGCGTCGGTCCTGGGCGCTCCGCTCATGCACGACTTTGCCGTGATCTCGCTCTCGGACCTTTTGACCCCGCTCGATACTATCCGGCAGAGGCTGCATGCCGCGGCCGCCGCCGACTTCGTGGTCGCCCTCTACAACCCGCGCAGCAAGGGACGGGTCACCCAGATCGAGGAGGCCCAGGCCATTCTCATCGCCGCGCGCGGTCCCAAAGTCCCGGTGGGAATCGTCAGGAACGCTTGCCGCGAGGGTGAGGAGCGCATCGTCACCACGCTGGGGGAGATGCTCACGCACCCCATCGACATGTTCTCCATCGTCATCATCGGCAACGCCTCGACCCGCCTTTCGGACGACGGCCGCATCGTGACCCCCCGCGGCTACGCGACCCGCGGCGAGGAAAGGAAAGGGGGGCGGAAGCAGCAGGCTAGCGCTGCAGCACCTGCGCCCAACGCGCAGGCGTTGATGTTCTGCGGCACCGGTTCGGATGTCGGCAAGTCCGTCATCACCGCCGGGTTCTGCCGCATCCTGAAACGCCGCGGCGTCTCGGTCGCTCCCTTCAAGTCGCAGAACATGGCGCTCAACTCGGCTGTCACGCCGGAGGGGGGCGAAATCGGCCGTGCCCAGGGGGTGCAGGCGGAGGCTTGCGGCATCGAGCCGCACACGGACATGAACCCGATCCTCCTGAAGCCGAACTCCGACACCGGGAGCCAGGTGATCGTGCAGGGTCGGGTGGTGCGCAACATGGGGGTGAAGGAGTACAACGCCTACAAGCCGGAGGCTTTCCTGAAGGTGAAGGAGAGCTTCCAAAGGCTCAAGGAGCGCTTCGACTTCATCGTGATGGAGGGGGCGGGGAGCATCGCGGAGATTAACCTGCGCGCCCACGACATCGCCAACCTCAAGGTGGCCGCCATGGCGGGGGCGCCGGCCATACTCGTGGCCGACATCGACCGCGGCGGCGTCTTCGCGCAGATCGTCGGCACCCTGGAACTGCTGACGCCGGAAGAGAAGGCGCTGGTCAAGGGGGTCATCATCAACAAGTTCCGTGGCGACGCCTCCTTGCTCACCCCGGGGATAGAGTACGTGGAACAGCGCACCGGCGTCCCTGTCTTGGGGGTGCTCCCCTGGTTCAAGGGAATATCGCTTCCGGAGGAGGACAGCGTCGCCCTGCAAAGGCGCGCAAAGCCAGCGGCGAAGGAGGGGGCGAAGCTCCTTGTCGGCGTGGTCCGCCTCTCCAGGATCGCCAACTACACCGACTTCAGCGCGCTGGAGGCCGAGCCGGATGTCGAGCTCCACTACATCGATTCGCCGCGCCAGATCGACTCGCTGGACCTGCTGATCCTCCCGGGGACTAAATCGACGCTGGCGGACCTCGGCCTGCTTAAGGAAAACGGGATGTTCACCGCCGTGGCCCAGTTCAAGGGGCCGGTGGTGGGGATCTGCGGCGGGTACCAGATGCTGGGGAACATGGTGCTTGATCCGGAGCGGGTGGAATCCGCCCATGACAGCGAGGCGGGGCTTGGTCTCCTGGACGTGGTGACCACCATGCTCAAGGAGAAGCAGACCCATCTGGTCGAGGCGACGCTGCTGGAGGCGGGGCAGGGGCTGGTTTCGGGTGCTGCGGCCGCGCTCACCGGGTACGAGATCCATTTGGGAGAAAGCGTCCTCGGCAGCGGCGCACTTCCCTTCGCCCGTATCGCCAGGCGCTCCGGAGGCGCCACCAGCACCGAAGACGGCGCGGTGTCGCAGGACGGGCGGGTTTTCGGCACCTACCTGCACGGCATCTTCGATAACCACGGTTTCAGGACCGCGTTCCTGAACCGGATCCGGCGCGCCAAGGGTATGCCGGAACTGGCGGAGGCGGCGCAGGTTGCGGATCCGTTCGACCAGTTGGCCGACCACATGGAAGAGCACTTGGACCTGGAACGGATCTTCGGGATCTGCAATGTCAATGAACTTTTTGCCTGA
- a CDS encoding cobalt-precorrin 5A hydrolase, producing MQVAIIAITGNGARLGGTLQSGIPGSRLFVIEKHATAASQPFSEPVPALISRLWPEYGGFICIMATGIVVRCIAPLLQAKDRDPAVVVLDDAGKFAVSLLSGHLGGANALANTCASLTGCTPVVTTATDANDLPSFDLLAQENGWVIDDLSRVKVLNALLLEGDEIVVADATGRVRRYCAGRGNLTFVTDAEQAAASGAAGVVLVTNRTLPSAFDSQRALVLHPVDLHLGIGCNRGTAAEEIEAVVMANLDHLGLSIKSVKCLATARAKDDEEGLLAFAAKLGVPLLFFENEELNAVAAPSPPSAHAMAAIGARGVAEPAALLAAGGGTLILKKVKDGNVTLAIAEE from the coding sequence ATGCAAGTAGCGATCATCGCCATAACCGGGAACGGCGCGCGACTGGGGGGAACGCTGCAAAGCGGAATCCCCGGGAGCCGGCTCTTCGTGATCGAGAAGCACGCGACGGCCGCCAGCCAACCGTTCTCGGAGCCGGTGCCGGCTTTGATCTCGCGCCTTTGGCCGGAGTACGGCGGCTTTATCTGCATCATGGCGACGGGTATCGTGGTGCGCTGCATCGCGCCGCTTTTGCAGGCCAAGGACCGGGACCCCGCCGTGGTGGTGCTCGACGACGCCGGCAAGTTCGCGGTCTCGCTTTTGTCCGGCCATCTGGGGGGTGCCAACGCACTGGCTAACACCTGCGCGTCCCTTACCGGATGCACCCCCGTGGTCACCACGGCAACCGATGCCAACGACCTCCCCTCGTTCGACCTGCTGGCGCAGGAGAACGGCTGGGTCATCGACGACCTGTCGCGGGTGAAGGTGCTGAACGCTCTTCTCCTGGAGGGAGATGAGATCGTGGTGGCGGACGCAACCGGCAGGGTGAGAAGGTACTGCGCGGGTAGGGGGAACCTCACTTTCGTGACCGATGCGGAACAGGCCGCTGCCTCGGGTGCTGCGGGCGTGGTCCTGGTCACCAATCGGACGCTTCCTTCCGCGTTTGATTCGCAACGTGCCCTGGTGCTGCATCCGGTCGACCTTCATCTAGGCATCGGCTGCAACAGGGGGACTGCCGCGGAAGAGATCGAAGCGGTGGTCATGGCGAACCTGGATCACTTGGGCCTTTCCATCAAGAGTGTCAAGTGCCTGGCGACGGCAAGGGCCAAGGATGATGAGGAAGGGCTTCTGGCGTTCGCCGCGAAGTTGGGAGTCCCGCTGCTCTTTTTCGAGAACGAGGAGTTGAACGCCGTCGCCGCCCCCTCTCCCCCCTCGGCGCATGCCATGGCCGCCATCGGCGCGCGCGGCGTGGCCGAACCGGCGGCGCTGCTGGCAGCGGGGGGCGGGACGCTGATACTGAAGAAGGTGAAGGACGGCAACGTCACCTTGGCGATAGCGGAGGAGTAA
- the cobM gene encoding precorrin-4 C(11)-methyltransferase — protein MNEQNKVHFVGAGPGDAELITVKGARLLREADVVVYAGSLVDRELVRTYAPDARVFDSAGMDLEQTTKVLAQAVVDGEKAVRLHTGDPSIYGAIQEQMEELDRLGIGYDVVPGVTSAFAAAAALKQELTLPEVSQTVVITRLAGRTPVPEREQLANIATIGATLVIYLSISMVEKVVAELLSGAYQLDTPVAVVAKASWADEQVIRGTLADIAAKVRDAGIGKQALIVVGDVLRARSEGMKAKSLLYDKGFTHGCREGIVS, from the coding sequence GTGAACGAGCAGAACAAAGTACATTTCGTCGGCGCCGGACCCGGCGATGCCGAGTTGATTACCGTGAAGGGCGCGCGCCTTCTGCGCGAGGCCGACGTGGTCGTCTATGCCGGGAGCTTGGTCGACCGCGAGCTGGTCCGCACCTACGCCCCCGATGCCCGTGTCTTCGACTCCGCCGGGATGGACCTGGAGCAGACCACCAAGGTTCTGGCCCAGGCCGTCGTGGACGGCGAGAAGGCGGTCCGTCTTCACACTGGCGACCCCTCGATATACGGCGCCATCCAGGAGCAGATGGAGGAACTGGACCGGCTGGGTATCGGGTACGACGTGGTCCCCGGCGTGACCAGCGCCTTTGCTGCCGCTGCCGCGCTGAAGCAGGAGCTGACCCTCCCCGAGGTTTCCCAGACTGTAGTCATCACGCGTCTGGCAGGAAGGACCCCGGTCCCCGAGCGGGAGCAGCTGGCCAATATCGCGACAATAGGCGCCACGTTGGTGATTTACCTTTCCATTTCCATGGTCGAGAAGGTCGTGGCTGAGCTGTTGAGCGGCGCCTACCAGCTCGACACGCCGGTGGCCGTGGTAGCCAAGGCGAGCTGGGCCGACGAGCAGGTGATCCGCGGCACGCTGGCCGACATTGCCGCCAAGGTGAGGGACGCCGGGATCGGCAAGCAGGCGCTCATCGTGGTGGGGGACGTGCTGCGCGCCCGCAGCGAAGGGATGAAGGCGAAGTCGCTTCTCTACGACAAGGGGTTCACCCACGGCTGCCGGGAAGGGATCGTCAGCTAA
- the cobI gene encoding precorrin-2 C(20)-methyltransferase translates to MAVVYAVGVGPGDPELLTRKAERILRSVDVICAPTGAAEAGSYALSIVEQFLDRERQEVLVQVFPMVKDQQGLDTFWEEAADQVAQRIAAGKDVAFITIGDPFLYSTYLYIHRIFLAKYPEIKIEVVPGISSILAASAVSGLPLGLAAERIAILPATYEHDELKKTLQEFDTVVLMKVSRVFDTVYAVLKELGRDRGGVFVRRVGSSEEEVHHDLEALVGQKLDYLSMLIVRKNPL, encoded by the coding sequence GTGGCCGTTGTCTATGCCGTAGGTGTCGGACCCGGCGATCCGGAACTGTTGACCCGCAAGGCCGAGCGCATCCTGAGGAGCGTGGACGTGATCTGCGCGCCGACCGGGGCCGCCGAGGCGGGAAGCTACGCGCTTTCCATCGTGGAACAATTTCTCGACCGGGAGCGCCAGGAGGTGCTGGTCCAGGTCTTTCCCATGGTCAAGGACCAGCAGGGGCTCGATACCTTCTGGGAGGAAGCGGCCGACCAGGTGGCGCAGCGTATCGCCGCGGGAAAAGATGTGGCATTCATCACCATCGGCGATCCCTTCCTGTACTCCACCTACCTTTACATCCACAGGATTTTTCTCGCCAAGTACCCGGAGATCAAGATAGAGGTCGTCCCCGGCATTTCCAGCATCCTCGCTGCCTCGGCAGTCTCGGGGCTCCCCCTCGGGCTCGCAGCGGAGCGGATCGCCATACTTCCCGCCACCTACGAACACGACGAGCTCAAGAAGACCCTGCAAGAATTCGACACCGTGGTGCTTATGAAGGTGAGCCGCGTCTTCGACACCGTCTATGCGGTGTTGAAGGAGCTTGGGCGCGACCGCGGGGGCGTGTTCGTGCGCCGGGTCGGTTCCAGCGAGGAAGAGGTGCATCATGACCTGGAGGCGCTGGTGGGGCAGAAGCTCGATTACCTCTCCATGCTGATCGTGCGGAAGAACCCGCTGTAA